GCGCTACCAGCGACGGTTCTTTGAGTTGCAGCCCTTCCTGATTGGCCACCACCGTGCTGTGGCATCCCAAGTCAAAGGCGATACTCGCGTTTCCAGGCATATGGCCGGTGGCGTACGACCTGGTCACGTCCGGCCGTACAGACGATACGCGTGGTGAAGGAAGGACCGTAAGAGGGGATGATGAAACGTGTGACATAGCGTGGTGGTGATGTAGATTCAATGAGACGGTAGGCTTTCTCTGGACAGCCTTCAATTCAGTGTGGGTTTAGGAGGCGTGCGCAGAAAAACTCGTGACTCCAGCAAGAGCACCTGCGCGGCCACCCCCAGCAGGAGTGTAACCCCGATGAGCAGGTACGTCAGGAGGTTGGCTTCCAGTAACTTGTGATGCGAGCCTTCGTAGAGCGTCAGTCCCTCGGACGTTTGCAGCGAAGTCAGGGTTTGAAGTGTACGGGTCAGTTGTTGAAACAGCGGTTGACTTTCCGAAGCATACAAAAGGGCCGCCTCCTGCGTATGCCCGGCGTTGCTCAGCGCCAACAGATGCTGTTGCTGCTGCTGGTACTGGTGCAGGTCGCGGAGGTACTGGGCAAGAGACTGCACCTCCTGGTCGATCAGGTACGTATGCGCGAATTGAGTCATGTAAAGATCCATCTCGCGCAGGTGGTCCTGCATCTGCGCTTCCAGGCGTCGACGCGTTTCCGGCGAAGGGGCGTGGAGGTGTTCCTGAAACAAGAGTTCGTTTTGATACAGCCGCTCCTGCACACAGGCCAGGTCGCGGGTCGGGAGCAGACGATCCAGGTAAAGGGACATCACCGACCGGTCGGCCGCGAGCACGTGCCGGCGAATCAGGGAGGTGGCCAGCAGACTCAGCACGAAAACGAGGAGCACCCCCAGCGCCAGCCGATACGTTTTGCGGAAGATGACGACGTGTTTCATGGCATCAAAAGCTTTTAAAAGCACTTCAGGCACGGATTGAATCAGAGGGTTGCGCTGCAAGAATATGGTGAAGAAGGCGTTCTACAGACAATAGGATTCTGCTGTCTCCGGCTGGTAGACGATCTGCTCAATGCAGATGGGAACCGTGCAGGGGTACGCGTCCAGGAATAGGGTGTCGCCCACCTTTCTGCCCAACAGCGAAAGGGCCATCGGGGTCAAGATGGAAATGAAGTGTTGCCTGACGTCGGCTACCTCAGGGTAAACCAGGCGGATGTCCTGGCGGCGATTCTCGTGGACGTAGCGAATTCTCACGACCGAATTCATCGTCACCACGTCGGGTGGCATGTCGCTAGGTTCGATCACGGTCGCCGCGTTGACGCTATCCAGCAAGGCCGTTACCAAGGGCATGGTGGCCTGACCATAGAGCTGCGCACGAAGCGCGCTCTTGCGCAGGCGGGAATAATCGGTTGTGGTAAGAAGTAAACGAGCCATACCTCACACGTTAAAAGGTTAAAAAAAGCAGACCAAGGAACGAGGCTTGGCCGCATCTAATTAGAGCGCCAAGGCGGCCAACTGATGCAGGGCCTTTTCGTCTAAATCGTAGCGATCGCGGATGGTCAGTGAACTGCGGCTGTTGAGCAGCGCATAGTTGATGGCATTGTACACGAGCCACAGGGACGAATCGACCCGCAACAGCTTTTCTTCTTTGCGCAAGCGTTCCAGCGCAATGCGCGAGAGTTGTTTGGGAAGGCCCGTCTCCGCCATCAGGTCCTGCAACTGCGGGGGCGCGGGTACCTGCGCCAGCCAGTCGTAGACCTGAGCCGTCACCGAACTCTCCTGGGTCATGAACCGCGCAATGAGGTCCTGAAGAAAGTCCCGGAAAATGGTTAAGTCCAGCTTTTTGTGGGAGATGCGCTTGTAGAGATCCGGTGCGGCGGGTGCCACGCTTTTCCGGGCTTTGGGCGATCGGCCCGCCTGCAACCATTGCTGGTATTGCGTCAGCGAGGAAAAATCGTCGGCCCAGCCCATCAGGCCGTTGGAGCACACCGTGCGGTAGTAGCTCACGCGCGCCTGGGTGCCGTGTTGGCCTTGCAAGGTAGAACCCTGAATGGTAAACGGAGATTTTCCGCTGTAGGAGTTGTTGAAAATCAGCGACTTGAAAAGCGCTTCCTGCCCCACGTTCACTTGTTGGGGCAAGATGATGGTGATGCTGAATTCCCCCCGATCCGTATAGTGAATGTCCAGCCGATAGTCCGGGATGCAGGCATCGACCACTTCGCGGAGGAGTTGGTTGGGAATCAGGCTGTAGTCTTTTCCTTGCAACGCAAAAACCTGGAATTTCCCCGGTGCCGCTTCTCCGACGATGGCCTTTTGCCGGTCGGTCGCCAAAAGCTCGTAGTGGGGGGGGAGAAGCGTCTCCAGGGGGCGGGTCTGGACGGGAAAGCAGATCTCGTCCCACTTGTCCGCACGCTCGAGGGAAGTACTCACAAAGGTCATAGCGATCAATTTTTTCTAAACTTACAATTGTAAATTTGCAATTGCAAATTATAAAGCCCACTCTTGCGATCTCTCCAGTCCTTACAAAAACAAAGCGTCCTGCCCACCGGAGTGAGCAGGGCCGTGGACCAAACTAGTTACGGAGGGGCTCAGTAAAGGGCTCGGTTGGCGTTGACGAAGCCCGCTCAAATCCTTTGGTACAGCTTCAGGAGGGCGGCCGCCGTAATCAGCAGCCAGATGGCGTTCAGCACCCAACTGGCCGGGGCTTTTTTGAGCACCGCGTACACGATCAGCAGAAAACTCCCCAGGATGTTCAGGGCCAGGTACTGCACCGACTGGCTACTGAGCATACTCAGGCTGTTCAGGGCAAAGGCCATCAGCGAAAAGAAGGCTCCCAGCCAACCGACCGCTTCCCGCACGTACTTTTGCAGCATCATCATTATGATTCGACTTTAGGCTGCAAAAGAACGCGGTGCGCAGCATCGGAAAAATGCCAAATGTTGATTGACTCATGCACAAATCAGATCAGTAGCGGTGGACCTACAACAAATACGATACTTTATTACGCTGGCGCGCGAACTGCACTTCTGGCACACGGCCGAAAAGATGTACATCACCCAGTCGGCCCTGAGCCGACAGATCAAGTCGCTGGAAGAAGAGTTGGGCGTTCAGCTGTTCGAGCGTACCAAGCGAAGCGTGAAGCTCACGGCCGCGGGCGCTTTTCTGCGCGACCGGTGGGAGCTTCTGCTGGACGAGATTGATCAGATCCATCGGCAAGCCCGGAAGATGCACGCCGGAGCCTATGGTGCGCTGGTGATGGGCTATCCCGGCTCCATTGCCTACGGTTTTTTGCCCGAAGTGCTGGCTCGCGTGGCCCACAGCTTTCCCGAGCTCAAGATCGAGCTGATCGAACCTACCGACATTCAGTTGGAACAGCTGCTATTGCAGGACAAAATGGACCTGGCTTTCCGGCGAGAACCCGCCCAAAATCCGACCCTGGCGTCGGTCTGTCTGTATTCAGAACCCTTTTCGGTGGTGGTGCCGATGGCCCATCCGCTGCAAGCGCATACGTTTCGGGGGCTTGAAGATTTGAAAGCGGAGCGCTTCATTTTGTCGGGCCTGCACCACCCTACGTTTTATGCCAGTTGCCTGCGTCAGCTTTTTCAGGAGAACCAGTTTGAGCCCGACGTCTACATCGAATCCGACTTCGGCGCGATGATTCTGAGCCTGGTGGCCAAAGGGTTGGGCGTCACCATTCTGCCAAGTTCCTACGCGTACAGCAGCCTGCCGGGCGTGCGCTTCATCGATCTGCCGCAAACCATCAGCCTGTATGCGCTCTGGCGCAAAGACAACGCTAGTCCCGTGGTGAGAAATGTCCTGCAACAGGCTCAACAGCTGGCCGAGACGTTTCGCAGCCAGGACCGCGATTCCGCATCCGCGCTTTAAACGATCCTCCTAACCACGGAAGGTGGTACGAAACGTGTGCAGTGCTGCCTCCCGCCGGTAGCGGATCTGCCATCCGTGGGTGCGGGCAATTTCCTGCACAATGGCCAGGCCCAGCCCGTGCGAACTGCTTTCGGGGTTGCCCTTGCGGAACCGTTGGAACAACTCATCGATCGGAAGCGCCAGGACCTCGCCGCTGTTGGCGATGGTGAGGGCGTCGGGCGTCAACGCCAGGTGCACGTGTCCCTGCGGGGGCGTGTAGCGCAGCGCGTTCGACAGAAGGTTGGAGAGCAGCATCTCCAGAAGCAGCGGGTTTCCCGACACCACGACGTGCGGCAGGGGCGAAATATCCAGCGTAACCTGCCGGGCCTCGAACAGTTCTTCCAGCCCTTCGAGTTGCTTTCGCAGAAGCCCGGTCAGGTCTACGGATTGCGCGGTATCGAACTGTTGGTTTTCGAGGCGGGCCAGCAGCAGCAGGCTCCGTCCGAGGCGGGAGAGCCGGTCGGCCGCTTCGCGCGCCACCTGAATGTCGTCGGCCATCGCCGCATCGACGGCCGGATGCTGACTCAGGCGATTCAGTTTGGCCTGAAGGATGGCCAGCGGCGTCTGAATCTCGTGGGAGGCGTTTTCGGTGAATTCCCGCAGGGTGGTGTAGTCGGCCTGTACCTGTTGGGTCAGCGTCAGCAGAGCGGTGCGCAGTTCACTGAATTCGGTTACCGGCGTGGCGGGCAGTTCCAGCGGCGCGGGGGCGCGGAGGGAGAAGGTGCGAAGCGCCTCCAGAAACCCGAAAAACGGCTGCCAGAGGCGGCGGGCGCTCCAGGTGGTGACGGCGGCGTTGCCCAGCGTGAGCAGCAGGGCCATGACGAGAAAGATCACAAAGATGCTGGTCAGCAGCTCTTCCCACGCCAGCCGGGAGGCAATCACGCGCATGCGGTACACGGTGCCGTCGACCGGGCGGACCACGGTCAGCATGCGGTAAGGTTCCATTTCGTCTTCCAAGGCATCGTACATAACCGTGTCTTTCCCGACGACCGAGGGGGGCGTTGCGGGCGCTACCGGCTCGATCAACACGAACGGGTCCGGATGGGCCTGCGCAGACTCCAGGTGCGCGAACAGGTAATCGGCCCGCAGGGCCAGTTGCTCGTCGATCTCGTCGGTCACAATCGCGTCCAGCACAAAGAACAACGCGCTGCCCGCCACCACCAGCACCAGGGCAGCGTAGCGGAACTGGGTACGGCCGATCTGCTGCAACAGGTTCATGACGCGCTGAGTTTGTAGCCCATGCCGTAAACGGTGCGGATGTAGTCTTCCAGCCCGACGGCCGCCAGTTTTTTGCGCAGGTTATTGATGTGGACGTAGACAAAGTCCAGGCTGTCGACCGAGTCGTAATGGTCGCCCCACAGGTGCTCGGCAATGGCCTGGCGGCTCACCACGCGGTTTTTGTTCACCACCAGGTAGAGCAGCAGTTCAAACTCCTTGCGGGTCAGGTCCAGGGTTTCGGGGCCCGCCTGTACCGTTTTGGCCTGCGTGTCGATGGCCAGTTCCTGAAACCGTACCCGCGAAGCGCCCTGGAAACTGCGCCGCCGGATCAGGGCGTTGAGCCGGGCGTTGAGTTCCTCGAAGTGAAACGGCTTGGTCAGGTAATCGTCGGCCCCGCGGTTGAGTCCCGTCAGCTTGTCGCGCAGCGAATCTTTGGCGGACAGAATCAGTACGCCCGTTTCGGGATGTTCCTCCTTGAGAACTTGCATCAGGTCCAGGCCCGTGCCACCGGGCAGCGTGATGTCGAGCAGCACCACGTCGTAGGCGTAAAGTCGCAGCTTTTCCTGGCCTTCCCGATAGGTGGAGGCCCACTCGCACAGAAATCCCTGTTCGGCCAAAAAGGCCCGCAGTTCGTCGCGCAGCGCCGGTTCGTCTTCCACCAGGAGGATTTTCATACGGAGCAAGTTACGGTAAATCGCTAGGGAAGGTGATACACCAGATAGAGGCCATTGCCCGCCAACCCGAAGTCCAGCCGACGGCTTTCCAGGTCGGGCGGTAACTGGAAGCGATGCAGGTGGGGGATGAGTACCCCAATGCCCGCGCCCACGGCGTAGCCCACCAGAATGTCGGTCGGAAAGTGGCGTCCCGCTTCGAAGCGCAGCAGGCCCACGGTGGCGGGCACCAGCGCGGCCCCGGTCCAGGCGACCGCTTTCACGGTGGGTTGTTCGGAGTAGCGGGAAATCAGGTAAGCCGTCAGGAAACTAAACGCGGCCGTGTTGGACGTATGACCTGAGAAGAACGAGTGCCGGGCATCGGACACACTTTTCTGCGCGACGGGCACCTCGGGGTTGTAGACGTAGGGACGGACCCGTTGCACCGATCCTTTCACAATGTTAGTGATGCCCAGGGTGGCCGTGGCGGTTTCGGCGTACACAACCAGCACCGGAATGAACTCGCGCCGCACGTCGCGCGCGGTCAGCAACAGCAGCGGCGACACCGCCGCGACACCCGCCACCAGATCGCTGGCCCGGGCGATGCGCGGATTCCACCGGTACGTGGCGGGCCGGTCGAACGCGTTGATTTGCTCCCGGTTATAGGCCGCGAGCTGATCCGGCGAGAGGGCGTGCGTTTCCTGCGCCAGGTATTCTCCCAGAATGGCCAGTCCGCCCCCGCCGAGGAGGAGGGGCACATCCCGCTGCCACCGAAACTCGAGGGTGCCGGGCCGGAGGGGCTCCGGATCTGCCAACGGTTGCGCCCCGCCGTAGCCGGGCAAAAGCCAGCAAAGCCAGACCATAACCAAAGGAGCGGGAGACCGGAAGAGGGACGATTTATAAAAAGGCATACGTTCGTAACTAGGCCTGCAAAAGAAGGGAACGACTTTAAAGAAAACTTAAAGCCGGCGCCGGCCTGGCCCCTCGACCTACGGAGAAGTTGATTCCGTCGGGTTGCGCCACCGCATCAGCATGATGCCCAGCACGAGCCAGCTGCCCCCGAGCAGATACCCCGCGGCCACATCGCTGAGGAAATGGACGCCCAGGTAGATGCGGCTGAACCCCACCACCAGAACAAGAAGGGTACAGACGGCCAATGCCAGCACACGCCCGCTGCCGGCTAGGGTATTGGCCAGCAGGTAGCCGGCTAGCCCGTATAGCGCCAGGGCGGTGGCCGCATGACCGCTCGGAAACGAAAAGCTATTGACAGAGTAATAGGCGACCGTTGCCAGGGGGCGGATGCGGTGAAAGACCTGTTTTCCGTAGTAGACCGACAGGGCCATACCGGCCATGACCAACACAATGGCGATGGCTTGCCGGTAGCGGCGGCGGTAGAGGGCAATGAGCGCCATCGCGCCGGTCAGGGCGATGCTGGCGTAGGAGGAGGCCGCGTAAGTAAGTCCGTAGAGCAACTGACTGAAGAAGGGGGTGCGGTAGCGGAATAAAAACTGCGTGACGTGTCGGTCGATCTGCACCATCGGCTCTCCGTTCACCAGGTTTTCGGCCATTTCCGAAAAGAGCATGCCGTTGACGATCAGCAGACCACACAAGCCCGTCAGCGTCAGGCCCGTGAACGGTCCCCACGTCAGGCGGCGGAGTAAAAATGCATAGAGGCCGGGAAAGTGGGTACGTAACCACCGGGCGGGCCGCGATGAGGTGAGCCACCGGGCCAGGGCCTCGGCCGATTGGAAGAACGGCGCCATGCGTCAGAATTTGTAGCTGTAGCCGAGGCGGATGACCTGCGTTTCGTAATAGTCGGTGCTGCGGTAGGAGAAGCCCGCGCCCTGAATGTCGCGCCGGATCACCAGCGTATTGAACAGGTCGGTGGCATTCAGAAACACTTCGCCTTTGCCTTGCTGGAGCGACTTTTTCACGCCGACGTCGACTGAAAAACGGGCCCCGATTTTCCCCTGAGGAATCAGATCCGGAGCCAGGTACACCGCCGTCACTTGCGCCCCCCAGGCGTTAGGCAGGCGCAGCGTGTGGTTCCACTTCACGTTGCCGGACCACAGCCGTTGCAGGGGCGCGGAAAATACATTGGGGGCGGGGTACAGGTTCTGCACCGTAAAGGCGTTGATCTGGTTGCGGTAGACGTTCCCGTTGAGCGTGAACGAGTACCAGGGCGTGACGTCCTGCGCCAGCACCACCTCGGTCCCGGTGTTGTAGCTCCGCCCGGCATTCTGGAAAATGGCGTAGATCAGCCTGCTGTCGCCCACCGTACTGGCGATGCGGGTGATGGTGCCCTGCGCCATCCGGTGGTACAGCGCCGCGTAGAGCGAGCCCCCGTCCCAGTTGGTCTTGTAGCCCGCCTCCAGCGTGTTGGTAAACTGCGGCCGCAGGGCGGGGTTGCCCACTTTGATGATCTCCGCGTCGTCGTACTTGGGGAAAATGCGGATGTCCACTTCGTTGGGACGGTCCACCCGCCGGTTGTAGAACAGCGACAGGCGGTTGTTTTCGTCGAACTTGTAGGCCAGGCGCACCGTCGGGAAGGGCTGAATGTAGTGGTAGCCGTTGCTGCGGTAGGTGGGATGGTCGGGGTTGACTTCGTAGCGCAGGCCGACGTATTCCATCCGCAGGCCCAGTTCCGCCTCCAGGGTCGGGGTTTCGAACACATAGGTGCCGTACAGGGCAGGAATCGTCTCTTTGTAGGTGGCCCAGCCGCCCGCGGCCGAGTCCAGCGGTGAGTGAAGGCCCGGAAAAAACTGCATGTCGGTCGGAATCACCCGCCGCCGGAATTTGGCGCCGGTTTCCAGGCGGCCGTAGGTCAGGGGCCGCACGTAGTCGAGGGTGACGTCGGCCACGTGCTCGTCGGACAGCAGCTTGAAGGCGTCGTGTCCGGTATAGTCGGGCAGTATGTTGTCGAAGAAATACTTTTCGTTTTCCCGGTGGTAGGTGTAGTTCAGCCCCACACTGAGCGTATGCCCGGCCTCCGGAAACCGGTACACGTTGGCGGCGGTGGCCATTACGGTGGTCTTCAGTTCGTCTTCCAGAAACTGCCAGAGGCGGTAGCGTTCCGACAAATCGCCGTTGAAGAAGGGCTCGTCGCCCCGGTCCAGAATTTTTTCGCTGCTCACTAATCCCGACACGGTCAGCGTATGGTGCTGTCGCCATTGCCAGTCGACGCCCGCTTTGGTGGTCAGGAAACCGGTGTTGCGGTTGCGCTTGGTTTGCTGCTGAATCACGGTGCCGTCGTCGTAGGTGCGGGTCACAAACTCGTTTTTGTTCAGAGTCTGCGTATAGAGGTAGTCGCCCTGCACGAAGGCGTTGACCTTGTCGGTCCGGTAGTTCAGCGCCAGCGACGGGTTGATTTTCGGCGTAGCCTGGTACTGCGGCCGGATGGTCGGCAGGTTGCCACGCCGCACCCACAGCGCGCCGAGGCCCGTCGTGAGGGTGGCCGTGCCGTTCCAGCCCTTTTGTTGCTCCTTTTTCGAGATGATGTTGATGATGCCGGCATTGCCGTTGGCATCGTAGCGCGCAGAGGGGTTGTTGATGATTTCGATCGTTTCGATGGCCGAGGCGGGCAGGTTGTCCAGTCCGGTCTGGCTGTTGAAGCCCGTCAAGGCGGTTTGTTTGCCGTCGATCAGGACCATGACCTGGTTGCTCCCCCGCAGCAGCACCTGTCCGTCCTGCACGGTAACGCCCGGCAAATTTTGCATGGCCTGCAACACCGACCCGCCGCGCTGGCTCAGGTTCTGCGCGACCGTATAGGTTTTCTTTTCCAACTGCTCGCTGATGGCCTCCTGCCGTCCGGTGACCGTCACTTCCTGGAGGGTCGCCACCTGTTCCTGCAATTCGATGGTCGCGACAGTCAGAAAGTCGGAAGCGCTGCCCACGTAAAGCGGTACCTGGCGCGTCTGGTAACCCAGCAGCGAAACCTGCAGTACGTACGAGGCGGGAGGGAGGGGCGCAAGCGTGAAGCGCCCGGCGTCGTTGGTCACCGTGCCCGTCACAAAGGCCGAGTCCGGTCCGGTGACGACCACCACGTTCACGTAAGGCAGCCCCGTTTGCGCGGCGGCGTCTTTCACTTGTCCGGAAACGGTGACGGAAGTCGACTGCGCGCCGACGGAACAGGGGAGAAGCCCCCCGAAAAAACAAAGCAGAAAAAGAAAATAAGAATCACGCATGGGTATGGAATTGAAAACGGTATGTCGGCGTCAGGCTACGTCCAGGATGCGTTCGGAGCCGTCCGGTTGCCGGAAATGAACTTCGTAGTGGTGGGTGTGCCACCCGAATACTTCTTCGATGAGGTGCGGCGGTGCCATCCCCTGATGCGCCCGCACGTTTTGTTGGACTTCCGGGGGCAGGGTGGCCCGTGCGACGGTTCGTTCCAGGGCCAGGCCTTCCTGTTTTTCCAGCTCCAGGGTCCATTGCGTGGCCTGCCACTGCACCCGGGTTTCCAGCCCGCCT
The Catalinimonas alkaloidigena genome window above contains:
- a CDS encoding response regulator transcription factor; its protein translation is MKILLVEDEPALRDELRAFLAEQGFLCEWASTYREGQEKLRLYAYDVVLLDITLPGGTGLDLMQVLKEEHPETGVLILSAKDSLRDKLTGLNRGADDYLTKPFHFEELNARLNALIRRRSFQGASRVRFQELAIDTQAKTVQAGPETLDLTRKEFELLLYLVVNKNRVVSRQAIAEHLWGDHYDSVDSLDFVYVHINNLRKKLAAVGLEDYIRTVYGMGYKLSAS
- a CDS encoding GreA/GreB family elongation factor gives rise to the protein MARLLLTTTDYSRLRKSALRAQLYGQATMPLVTALLDSVNAATVIEPSDMPPDVVTMNSVVRIRYVHENRRQDIRLVYPEVADVRQHFISILTPMALSLLGRKVGDTLFLDAYPCTVPICIEQIVYQPETAESYCL
- a CDS encoding CBU_0592 family membrane protein, with the translated sequence MMMLQKYVREAVGWLGAFFSLMAFALNSLSMLSSQSVQYLALNILGSFLLIVYAVLKKAPASWVLNAIWLLITAAALLKLYQRI
- a CDS encoding phosphatase PAP2 family protein, which encodes MAPFFQSAEALARWLTSSRPARWLRTHFPGLYAFLLRRLTWGPFTGLTLTGLCGLLIVNGMLFSEMAENLVNGEPMVQIDRHVTQFLFRYRTPFFSQLLYGLTYAASSYASIALTGAMALIALYRRRYRQAIAIVLVMAGMALSVYYGKQVFHRIRPLATVAYYSVNSFSFPSGHAATALALYGLAGYLLANTLAGSGRVLALAVCTLLVLVVGFSRIYLGVHFLSDVAAGYLLGGSWLVLGIMLMRWRNPTESTSP
- a CDS encoding phosphatase PAP2 family protein, with amino-acid sequence MPFYKSSLFRSPAPLVMVWLCWLLPGYGGAQPLADPEPLRPGTLEFRWQRDVPLLLGGGGLAILGEYLAQETHALSPDQLAAYNREQINAFDRPATYRWNPRIARASDLVAGVAAVSPLLLLTARDVRREFIPVLVVYAETATATLGITNIVKGSVQRVRPYVYNPEVPVAQKSVSDARHSFFSGHTSNTAAFSFLTAYLISRYSEQPTVKAVAWTGAALVPATVGLLRFEAGRHFPTDILVGYAVGAGIGVLIPHLHRFQLPPDLESRRLDFGLAGNGLYLVYHLP
- a CDS encoding MCP four helix bundle domain-containing protein yields the protein MKHVVIFRKTYRLALGVLLVFVLSLLATSLIRRHVLAADRSVMSLYLDRLLPTRDLACVQERLYQNELLFQEHLHAPSPETRRRLEAQMQDHLREMDLYMTQFAHTYLIDQEVQSLAQYLRDLHQYQQQQQHLLALSNAGHTQEAALLYASESQPLFQQLTRTLQTLTSLQTSEGLTLYEGSHHKLLEANLLTYLLIGVTLLLGVAAQVLLLESRVFLRTPPKPTLN
- a CDS encoding TonB-dependent receptor domain-containing protein, encoding MRDSYFLFLLCFFGGLLPCSVGAQSTSVTVSGQVKDAAAQTGLPYVNVVVVTGPDSAFVTGTVTNDAGRFTLAPLPPASYVLQVSLLGYQTRQVPLYVGSASDFLTVATIELQEQVATLQEVTVTGRQEAISEQLEKKTYTVAQNLSQRGGSVLQAMQNLPGVTVQDGQVLLRGSNQVMVLIDGKQTALTGFNSQTGLDNLPASAIETIEIINNPSARYDANGNAGIINIISKKEQQKGWNGTATLTTGLGALWVRRGNLPTIRPQYQATPKINPSLALNYRTDKVNAFVQGDYLYTQTLNKNEFVTRTYDDGTVIQQQTKRNRNTGFLTTKAGVDWQWRQHHTLTVSGLVSSEKILDRGDEPFFNGDLSERYRLWQFLEDELKTTVMATAANVYRFPEAGHTLSVGLNYTYHRENEKYFFDNILPDYTGHDAFKLLSDEHVADVTLDYVRPLTYGRLETGAKFRRRVIPTDMQFFPGLHSPLDSAAGGWATYKETIPALYGTYVFETPTLEAELGLRMEYVGLRYEVNPDHPTYRSNGYHYIQPFPTVRLAYKFDENNRLSLFYNRRVDRPNEVDIRIFPKYDDAEIIKVGNPALRPQFTNTLEAGYKTNWDGGSLYAALYHRMAQGTITRIASTVGDSRLIYAIFQNAGRSYNTGTEVVLAQDVTPWYSFTLNGNVYRNQINAFTVQNLYPAPNVFSAPLQRLWSGNVKWNHTLRLPNAWGAQVTAVYLAPDLIPQGKIGARFSVDVGVKKSLQQGKGEVFLNATDLFNTLVIRRDIQGAGFSYRSTDYYETQVIRLGYSYKF
- a CDS encoding LysR family transcriptional regulator, whose translation is MDLQQIRYFITLARELHFWHTAEKMYITQSALSRQIKSLEEELGVQLFERTKRSVKLTAAGAFLRDRWELLLDEIDQIHRQARKMHAGAYGALVMGYPGSIAYGFLPEVLARVAHSFPELKIELIEPTDIQLEQLLLQDKMDLAFRREPAQNPTLASVCLYSEPFSVVVPMAHPLQAHTFRGLEDLKAERFILSGLHHPTFYASCLRQLFQENQFEPDVYIESDFGAMILSLVAKGLGVTILPSSYAYSSLPGVRFIDLPQTISLYALWRKDNASPVVRNVLQQAQQLAETFRSQDRDSASAL
- a CDS encoding sensor histidine kinase gives rise to the protein MNLLQQIGRTQFRYAALVLVVAGSALFFVLDAIVTDEIDEQLALRADYLFAHLESAQAHPDPFVLIEPVAPATPPSVVGKDTVMYDALEDEMEPYRMLTVVRPVDGTVYRMRVIASRLAWEELLTSIFVIFLVMALLLTLGNAAVTTWSARRLWQPFFGFLEALRTFSLRAPAPLELPATPVTEFSELRTALLTLTQQVQADYTTLREFTENASHEIQTPLAILQAKLNRLSQHPAVDAAMADDIQVAREAADRLSRLGRSLLLLARLENQQFDTAQSVDLTGLLRKQLEGLEELFEARQVTLDISPLPHVVVSGNPLLLEMLLSNLLSNALRYTPPQGHVHLALTPDALTIANSGEVLALPIDELFQRFRKGNPESSSHGLGLAIVQEIARTHGWQIRYRREAALHTFRTTFRG